Proteins from a genomic interval of Rhipicephalus microplus isolate Deutch F79 chromosome 6, USDA_Rmic, whole genome shotgun sequence:
- the LOC119166922 gene encoding protein lin-52 homolog: MASRKNGVDSEMALLSEEQLDGRLSPDLWPEPMPGVMEFAALLSPAYTRSTKPKWALDEDGMVMLQELGSLTAAALLEKVKDLQNLAYKLGIEESREMTRGRFLDILRKDKEEEQETLVCNEDDKCLEWRLCIA; encoded by the exons ATGGCGTCCCGCAAAAATGGAG TTGACTCCGAAATGGCCCTTCTTAGCGAAGAACAGCTGGATGGGAGGCTGTCGCCGGATCTATGGCCCGAACCGA TGCCTGGAGTAATGGAATTTGCTGCGCTCCTTTCG CCTGCATATACAAGGAGCACCAAACCAAAGTGGGCTCTGGATGAAGACGGTATGGTCATGCTACAAG AGCTTGGCAGCTTGACTGCCGCAGCACTGCTTGAAAAAGTGAAAGACCTGCAAAACCTTGCATACAAGCTGGGCATTGAGGAAT CTCGTGAAATGACAAGAGGCCGCTTCCTAGACATTCTTCGCAAGGATAAAG AAGAGGAACAAGAGACGCTGGTGTGCAACGAGGACGACAAGTGTTTGGAATGGCGGTTGTGCATTGCATAA